A region of Myxococcus stipitatus DSM 14675 DNA encodes the following proteins:
- a CDS encoding BMP family lipoprotein produces the protein MTLRLQVLALMALLCACSKQKEETPAPGAPASASAQQEAKKPLPVGLVIDVGGRGDHSFNDAALRGLELWAAGKRYDGGKYVDVSADEVRKSLPGHLASVATTLKALPIQPVVLQSKAQEDYIPNLQLLVDRGAQLAIGNGYLLANAVRTSAQENPQARYLLIDSQVLDSQGKVLRLPNVRTVLFKEHEGSFLVGALTGLVTKSKKVGFVGGIEVPLIQRFEVGYRAGVKTTNPEAAAALMSVYTGSFNDMAAGKQVAQDLIAKGADVIFHAAGSDGIGVIQAVKEARAAGKNVYAIGVDSDQSHVAPEAILTSMMKHSDLAVYQAAKDLVDGTFTATEQNLGLKENGVAMAEVRVDFPGKAEALQKVETLRQRVVSGQIQVPSVPADLAAFQAAAP, from the coding sequence ATGACGCTTCGCCTTCAGGTCCTTGCCCTCATGGCGCTCCTCTGCGCCTGTTCCAAGCAGAAGGAAGAGACGCCCGCCCCCGGCGCTCCGGCCTCCGCCTCCGCCCAGCAGGAGGCGAAGAAGCCCCTTCCCGTGGGGCTCGTCATCGACGTGGGCGGCCGAGGCGACCACTCCTTCAACGACGCCGCCCTCCGAGGCCTGGAGCTCTGGGCCGCCGGCAAGCGCTACGACGGCGGCAAGTACGTGGACGTCTCCGCGGACGAGGTCCGCAAGTCCCTGCCCGGCCACCTGGCGTCCGTCGCCACCACCCTGAAGGCGCTGCCCATCCAGCCCGTGGTCCTCCAGAGCAAGGCCCAGGAAGACTACATCCCCAACCTCCAGCTCCTGGTGGACCGGGGCGCCCAGCTCGCCATCGGCAACGGCTACCTGCTGGCCAACGCCGTGCGGACCTCCGCGCAGGAGAATCCCCAGGCGCGCTACCTGCTCATCGACAGCCAGGTGCTCGACTCCCAGGGCAAGGTGCTCCGGCTGCCCAACGTCCGCACCGTCCTCTTCAAGGAGCACGAGGGCAGCTTCCTCGTGGGCGCGCTCACGGGCCTGGTGACGAAGTCGAAGAAGGTCGGCTTCGTGGGCGGCATCGAGGTGCCCCTCATCCAGCGCTTCGAGGTGGGCTACCGGGCGGGCGTGAAGACGACCAACCCCGAGGCCGCGGCCGCGCTGATGTCCGTCTACACCGGCAGCTTCAATGACATGGCGGCCGGCAAGCAGGTGGCGCAGGACCTCATCGCCAAGGGCGCGGACGTCATCTTCCACGCGGCGGGCTCGGACGGCATCGGCGTCATCCAGGCGGTGAAGGAGGCGCGCGCGGCGGGCAAGAACGTGTACGCCATCGGCGTGGACTCCGACCAGTCGCACGTCGCGCCGGAGGCCATCCTCACGTCGATGATGAAGCACTCGGACCTGGCCGTGTATCAGGCCGCCAAGGACCTGGTGGACGGCACGTTCACCGCCACCGAGCAGAACCTGGGCCTCAAGGAGAACGGCGTGGCCATGGCGGAGGTCCGCGTGGACTTCCCCGGCAAGGCGGAGGCGCTCCAGAAGGTGGAGACGCTGCGCCAGCGCGTCGTGTCCGGTCAGATCCAGGTTCCTTCCGTCCCGGCGGACCTCGCCGCTTTCCAGGCCGCTGCCCCCTGA